The Georgenia faecalis genome includes a window with the following:
- a CDS encoding DNA gyrase/topoisomerase IV subunit A — MPRRTSTPAAPVPEHIVDIDVSAEMQGSFLEYAYSVIYARALPDARDGLKPVQRRILFMMDQMGLRPDRGHVKSARVVGEVMGKLHPHGDTAIYDALVRMAQPFSLRVPLVDGHGNFGSLDDGPAAARYTEVRLAPAALVMTAGLDEDVVDFVPNYDNQLTQPEVLPSALPNLLVNGASGIAVGMATNMPPHNLVEVVAAARHLIAHPDATLEELCRFVPGPDLPSGGKIVGLEGVRDAYATGRGSFRTRATTHIESITARRRGIVVTELPYLVGPERVIEKIKEAVQAKKLQGIADVADLTDREHGLRLVIEVKNAFNPEAVLAQLYRYTPMEESFGVNNVALVDGQPRTLGLRELLDVYVRHRITVVRRRTEHRLARRRERAHLVEGLLLAIADIDEVIAVIRGSDDAEVARTRLMTVFDLSEPQADFILALRLRRLTKFSRLELENERDALVEEIAALEAILADEARLRTVVSDELAQVAAEHGTPRRTVLLEHAGGPATSAETLRGSAVPLEVPDGPCWVLLSGTGLLARVEDAPRREGPRNAHDAIRAAVPATTRGHVGVVTSAGRIVRLEVLDAPALPPTDAAPGLSGGAPISELVPLGPGESVVSLARLDDDAPTLALATAGGTVKRVSPADRPGNKDAWDVIALKDGDTVVGAAHAVETDRLVLVSSDGQLLQFDAAAVRPQGRGAGGMAGIRLAPDARVVALGVVGQDDVSRSLVVTVAGSSLALPGTTPGSAKVTPLDRYPTKGRATGGVRAHRFLRGEDSIVLAWAGVGPVRATGAGGQAVPLPEPDERRDASGQPLGLPVAAIG, encoded by the coding sequence ATGCCACGCCGCACGTCCACTCCCGCTGCGCCCGTCCCGGAGCACATCGTCGACATCGACGTCTCCGCGGAGATGCAGGGGTCGTTCCTCGAGTACGCCTACTCGGTCATCTACGCCCGGGCGCTGCCCGACGCCCGCGACGGCCTCAAGCCGGTCCAGCGGCGGATCCTGTTCATGATGGACCAGATGGGCCTGCGCCCCGACAGGGGCCACGTGAAGTCCGCCCGCGTCGTCGGGGAGGTCATGGGCAAGCTCCACCCCCACGGGGACACGGCGATCTACGACGCCCTCGTGCGGATGGCGCAGCCGTTCTCGCTGCGGGTGCCGCTCGTCGACGGCCACGGCAACTTCGGCTCGCTCGACGACGGCCCGGCCGCCGCGCGGTACACCGAGGTGCGCCTCGCCCCGGCGGCGCTGGTGATGACGGCGGGCCTGGACGAGGACGTCGTCGACTTCGTCCCCAACTACGACAACCAGCTCACGCAGCCCGAGGTCCTGCCCTCCGCACTGCCCAACCTGCTCGTCAACGGCGCGTCCGGGATCGCGGTGGGCATGGCGACGAACATGCCCCCGCACAACCTCGTCGAGGTCGTCGCGGCCGCCCGGCACCTCATCGCCCACCCCGACGCCACCCTCGAGGAGCTGTGCCGCTTCGTGCCCGGCCCCGACCTGCCCTCGGGGGGCAAGATCGTGGGGCTCGAGGGCGTGCGCGACGCCTACGCCACCGGCCGCGGCAGCTTCCGCACCCGCGCCACGACGCACATCGAGTCGATCACGGCCCGCCGGCGCGGCATCGTCGTCACCGAGCTGCCCTACCTCGTCGGCCCCGAGCGGGTCATCGAGAAGATCAAGGAGGCCGTCCAGGCGAAGAAGCTCCAGGGCATCGCCGACGTCGCCGACCTCACCGACCGCGAGCACGGCCTGCGCCTGGTCATCGAGGTGAAGAACGCCTTCAACCCCGAGGCGGTCCTCGCCCAGCTCTACCGCTACACCCCCATGGAGGAGTCCTTCGGGGTGAACAACGTCGCGCTCGTCGACGGCCAGCCGCGCACCCTCGGGCTGCGCGAGCTCCTCGACGTCTACGTCCGCCACCGGATCACCGTGGTGCGGCGCCGCACGGAGCACCGCCTGGCCCGCCGACGCGAGCGCGCCCACCTCGTCGAGGGCCTCCTGCTCGCCATCGCCGACATCGACGAGGTCATCGCCGTCATCCGCGGCTCCGACGACGCCGAGGTGGCTCGCACGCGCCTCATGACGGTCTTCGACCTCTCCGAGCCGCAGGCGGACTTCATCCTCGCGCTCCGGCTGCGCCGCCTCACGAAGTTCTCCCGCCTCGAGCTGGAGAACGAGCGCGACGCCCTCGTCGAGGAGATCGCCGCGCTGGAGGCGATCCTCGCGGACGAGGCGCGGCTGCGGACCGTCGTCTCCGACGAGCTCGCGCAGGTGGCGGCCGAGCACGGCACGCCGCGGCGCACCGTCCTCCTCGAGCACGCGGGCGGGCCGGCGACGTCCGCCGAGACGCTGCGCGGCTCCGCCGTCCCCCTCGAGGTCCCCGACGGGCCGTGCTGGGTCCTCCTGTCCGGCACGGGTCTGCTCGCCCGCGTCGAGGACGCGCCGCGCCGCGAGGGCCCCCGCAACGCCCACGACGCCATCCGCGCCGCGGTCCCGGCGACGACCCGCGGCCACGTCGGCGTGGTGACGAGCGCCGGGCGCATCGTGCGCCTGGAGGTGCTCGACGCGCCGGCGCTGCCGCCCACCGACGCCGCCCCCGGCCTGTCGGGCGGGGCGCCCATCTCCGAGCTCGTCCCGCTCGGTCCCGGGGAGTCCGTCGTGTCCCTCGCCCGTCTCGACGACGACGCCCCCACGCTCGCGCTCGCCACCGCCGGGGGGACCGTCAAGCGCGTCAGCCCGGCGGACCGTCCCGGCAACAAGGACGCGTGGGACGTCATCGCGCTCAAGGACGGCGACACGGTGGTCGGGGCGGCGCACGCGGTGGAGACCGACCGTCTCGTCCTCGTCAGCTCCGACGGCCAGCTCCTCCAGTTCGACGCCGCCGCGGTCCGCCCGCAGGGCCGGGGCGCGGGCGGCATGGCCGGTATCCGGCTCGCCCCGGACGCCCGCGTCGTTGCCCTGGGCGTGGTCGGCCAGGACGACGTCTCCCGCAGCCTCGTCGTCACAGTGGCCGGCTCCAGCCTCGCCCTGCCGGGGACCACGCCCGGCAGTGCCAAGGTCACGCCGCTCGACCGCTACCCCACCAAGGGGCGGGCGACGGGCGGCGTGCGGGCGCACCGCTTCCTGCGCGGGGAGGACAGCATCGTCCTCGCCTGGGCGGGCGTCGGTCCGGTCCGGGCGACCGGGGCCGGCGGGCAGGCGGTGCCGCTGCCCGAGCCCGACGAGCGCCGCGACGCCTCGGGCCAGCCGCTCGGCCTGCCGGTGGCGGCGATCGGCTGA